From a single Athene noctua chromosome 2, bAthNoc1.hap1.1, whole genome shotgun sequence genomic region:
- the MYC gene encoding myc proto-oncogene protein: MPLSAGFSSKNYDYDYDSVQPYFYFEEEEENFYLAAQHRGSELQPPAPSEDIWKKFELLPTPPLSPSRRSSLAAASCFPSTADQLEIVTELLGGDMVNQSFICDPDDESFVKSIIIQDCMWSGFSAAAKLEKVVSEKLASYQAARREGGPAARPGPPPAGPPPPGLVASPAASAGLYLHDLGAAAADCIDPSVVFPYPLSERAPRAGPPGASPASLLGVDTPPTTSSDSEEEQEEDEEIDVVTLAEATESESSTESSTDTSEEHSKPHHSPLVLKRCHVNIHQHNYAAPPSTKVEYPAAKRLKLDSGRVLKQISNNRKCSSPRTSDSEENDKRRTHNVLERQRRNELKLSFFALRDQIPEVANNEKAPKVVILKKATEYVLSIQSDEHRLIAEKEQLRRRREQLKHKLEQLRNSCA, from the exons ATGCCGCTCAGCGCCGGCTTCTCCAGCAAGAACTACGACTACGACTACGACTCGGTGCAGCCTTATTTCTAttttgaggaggaggaagagaatttCTACCTGGCGGCGCAGCACCGGGGCAGCGAgctgcagccccccgccccgtccgAGGACATCTGGAAGAAGTTTGAACTGCTGCCCACGCCGCCGCTCTCCCCCAGCCGCCGCTCCAGCCTGGCCGCCGCCTCTTGCTTCCCCTCCACCGCCGACCAGCTGGAGATAGTGACCGAGCTCCTCGGTGGGGACATGGTCAACCAGAGCTTCATCTGCGACCCGGACGACGAGTCCTTCGTCAAGTCCATCATCATCCAGGACTGCATGTGGAGCGGCTTCTCCGCCGCCGCCAAGCTGGAGAAGGTGGTCTCGGAGAAGCTGGCCTCCTACCAGGCGGCCCGCCGggaggggggccccgccgcccgccccggcccgccgcccgccggcccgccgccgcccggcctcgtcgcctcccccgccgcctcggccggcCTCTACCTGCACGACctgggcgccgccgccgccgactGCATCGACCCCTCGGTGGTCTTCCCCTACCCGCTGAGCGAGCgggccccgcgggccgggccgcccggcgcCAGCCCCGCGTCCCTGCTGGGCGTCGACACGCCGCCCACGACCAGCAGCGACTCGG aAGAAGAAcaagaggaagatgaggaaatCGATGTCGTTACATTAGCTGAAGCAACTGAATCTGAATCCAGCACAGAGTCCAGCACCGACACATCAGAGGAGCACAGTAAGCCCCACCACAGCCCGCTGGTTCTCAAACGGTGTCACGTCAACATCCATCAGCACAATTACGCCGCTCCTCCCTCCACCAAGGTTGAATACCCAGCTGCAAAAAGACTAAAGTTGGACAGTGGCAGAGTTCTCAAACAGATCAGCAACAACCGAAAATGCTCGAGTCCCCGCACATCAGATTCGGAAGAGAACGACAAGAGGCGAACACACAATGTCTTGGAGCGCCAGAGGAGAAATGAGCTGAAGTTGAGTTTCTTTGCCTTGCGTGACCAGATACCTGAGGTGGCCAACAATGAAAAGGCACCCAAGGTTGTCATCCTGAAAAAAGCAACAGAGTACGTTCTTTCCATCCAGTCAGACGAACACAGACTGATCGCAGAGAAAGAACAGTTGCGGAGGAGGAGAGAACAGTTGAAACACAAACTCGAGCAGCTAAGGAACTCTTGTGCGTAG